The following proteins are encoded in a genomic region of Reichenbachiella sp.:
- the rpoB gene encoding DNA-directed RNA polymerase subunit beta, whose amino-acid sequence MASKNKSERINFSSIKSVIDYPDFLKVQLQSFEDFFQLETPAEKRIQEGLFKVFSENFPISDSRENFVLEFIDYLVDPPKYNVDECIDRGLTYSVPLKAKLKLSCNDEDNDDFETIEQEVFLGNIPYMTAKGSFVINGAERVIVSQLHRSPGVFFAQSKHTNGTKLYSARIIPFKGSWIEFATDVNNVMYAYIDRKKKFPVTTLLRSIGYGSDKDILDLFGLSEEIPANAKELKKVIGRKLAARVLRTWTEDFVDEDTGEVVSIDRNEVVLERDSVINEEDIETIVDSGSKSIILHKKDVNITDYSIIYNTLQKDNSNSEKEAVEQIYRQLRNTEAPDEQTARDIINNLFFSDKRYDLGEVGRYRINRKLQLDLSNDSRVLTTEDIILIVKYLIGLINSKAVVDDIDHLSNRRVRTVGEQLYAQFGVGLSRMARTIKERMNVRDNEEFKPIDLINARTLSSVINSFFGTNQLSQFMDQTNPLAEVTHKRRMSALGPGGLSRERAGFEVRDVHYTHYGRLCTIETPEGPNIGLISSLCVHAKVNSMGFIETPYREVENGVVNMTSNVKYLTAEEEDTYNIAQANAPLEDNGNFVNDTVKARFEGDFPVVGPKDLKYMDVAPNQIVSVAASMIPFLEHDDANRALMGSNMQRQAVPLLKPQAPIVGTGLEKRVALDSRSLILARGKGEVVEVDATKIVVKYDVSEDERLVSFDEEHITYDLIKFRRTNQDTCINLKPIVLKGDIVSEGQALCEGFATEDGELALGRNLTVAFMPWQGYNFEDAIVISEKVVRDDVFTSIHIDEFELEVRDTKRGEEELTSEIPNVSEEAVKNLDENGIIRIGAEIKEGDILIGKITPKGETDPTPEEKLLRAIFGDKAGDVKDASLKASPSLRGVVIDTKLFSRPKKDKDLRAKTKREVEILKNNYSQELKELRGVMISKLVELLGGKTCQGVKHKFGDEIMSKGVKFNAKNIEENLFPEKNIYRDESNYNVQDEVNLIGDLLLDNWTADEKVNKMVFELVKNFGKKRHDIGGIFKREKFTLEVGDELPAGIVQLAKVYVAKKRKLKVGDKMAGRHGNKGVVARIVREEDMPFLEDGTPVDICLNPLGVPSRMNIGQIYETVLGWAGLKLGRKYATPIFDGASMDQVASELKEAGLPEYGRTYLYDGLSGNRFDQPVTVGVIYMLKLGHLVDDKMHARSIGPYSLITQQPLGGKAQFGGQRFGEMEVWALEAFGAANVLQEILTIKSDDVIGRAKAYEAIVKGENMNKPNIPESFNVLVHELRGLALEITLD is encoded by the coding sequence TTGGCTAGTAAAAATAAATCCGAAAGAATTAATTTTTCTTCGATAAAATCAGTGATTGATTATCCTGATTTCTTGAAGGTTCAATTACAATCTTTTGAAGATTTTTTTCAGTTGGAAACGCCCGCTGAAAAAAGAATTCAGGAAGGACTTTTTAAAGTTTTCTCAGAAAACTTCCCTATTTCTGACTCAAGAGAGAATTTTGTACTTGAATTTATCGATTACTTGGTAGATCCACCAAAATACAACGTGGATGAGTGTATCGATAGAGGGTTAACATATTCAGTTCCTCTAAAGGCAAAATTGAAATTGTCTTGTAACGATGAGGACAATGATGATTTTGAAACCATCGAGCAGGAAGTGTTCTTGGGAAATATCCCATACATGACTGCCAAAGGGTCGTTCGTAATCAATGGAGCAGAGAGAGTAATTGTTTCTCAGCTGCACAGATCACCAGGTGTATTCTTTGCCCAAAGTAAGCACACCAACGGTACTAAATTATATTCTGCAAGAATTATCCCTTTCAAAGGATCTTGGATAGAATTCGCAACTGACGTAAACAACGTCATGTACGCGTACATTGACCGAAAGAAAAAATTCCCAGTAACTACACTTTTGAGATCTATTGGATATGGATCTGATAAGGACATCTTGGATTTGTTTGGATTATCTGAAGAGATTCCAGCGAATGCTAAAGAGTTGAAGAAAGTTATTGGTAGAAAATTAGCAGCGAGAGTTCTTAGAACTTGGACTGAAGATTTCGTGGATGAGGATACTGGAGAAGTGGTATCTATCGATAGAAATGAAGTCGTATTAGAAAGAGACTCAGTAATCAACGAAGAGGATATAGAAACCATCGTAGATTCAGGTTCTAAATCTATCATCCTTCACAAGAAGGACGTAAATATTACTGACTACTCTATTATCTACAACACGCTTCAGAAGGATAATTCAAACTCTGAAAAAGAAGCGGTAGAACAAATCTATAGACAATTAAGAAACACTGAAGCACCTGATGAGCAGACCGCAAGGGACATCATCAACAACTTGTTCTTCAGTGATAAGAGATATGACTTAGGTGAAGTTGGTCGATATAGAATCAACCGTAAGCTTCAATTAGACCTAAGCAACGATTCAAGAGTATTGACTACTGAGGATATCATCTTGATCGTAAAATATTTGATCGGTTTGATCAATTCAAAAGCAGTGGTGGATGATATCGATCACTTGAGTAACAGAAGAGTTAGAACTGTGGGTGAGCAGCTTTACGCTCAGTTTGGCGTAGGTCTTTCAAGAATGGCTCGTACCATCAAAGAAAGAATGAACGTTCGTGACAACGAGGAGTTCAAACCTATTGATTTGATTAATGCAAGAACACTTTCTTCTGTGATCAACTCTTTCTTCGGAACGAACCAGTTATCTCAGTTCATGGATCAAACGAATCCACTAGCAGAGGTGACTCACAAAAGAAGAATGTCGGCACTTGGACCAGGTGGTCTTTCTAGAGAAAGAGCTGGTTTTGAGGTTCGAGATGTTCACTACACACACTACGGTCGTCTTTGTACGATTGAAACACCGGAAGGTCCAAACATTGGTTTGATTTCTTCACTTTGTGTGCATGCGAAAGTAAACAGCATGGGATTCATCGAAACTCCTTATAGAGAAGTAGAGAATGGCGTGGTAAATATGACCAGTAATGTGAAGTATCTGACTGCTGAAGAAGAAGATACCTACAACATTGCACAGGCAAACGCTCCATTGGAAGACAATGGAAACTTTGTGAATGATACAGTTAAAGCAAGATTCGAAGGTGACTTCCCAGTGGTAGGACCGAAAGATCTTAAATATATGGATGTGGCGCCTAACCAGATTGTATCTGTAGCAGCGTCAATGATTCCTTTCTTGGAGCATGATGATGCGAACAGAGCTTTGATGGGATCCAACATGCAGCGCCAAGCGGTGCCATTGTTGAAGCCTCAGGCACCAATCGTAGGAACAGGCTTGGAGAAGAGAGTGGCATTAGATTCTCGTTCATTGATTCTCGCTAGAGGAAAAGGTGAAGTAGTAGAAGTGGATGCAACTAAGATTGTAGTGAAGTATGACGTTTCTGAAGATGAAAGATTGGTTTCATTTGATGAAGAGCATATTACTTATGATCTAATCAAATTCAGAAGAACAAACCAAGATACTTGTATCAACTTGAAGCCAATCGTGTTGAAGGGAGATATCGTATCTGAAGGTCAAGCACTTTGTGAAGGATTTGCTACAGAAGATGGCGAATTGGCTCTAGGTAGAAACTTGACAGTGGCTTTCATGCCTTGGCAAGGATACAACTTTGAGGATGCGATCGTAATTTCCGAGAAAGTTGTACGAGATGACGTGTTTACTTCAATTCACATTGATGAATTTGAATTAGAAGTTAGAGATACAAAAAGAGGTGAAGAGGAATTGACTTCTGAGATTCCAAACGTAAGTGAGGAAGCAGTAAAAAATCTTGATGAGAATGGTATCATCAGAATCGGAGCTGAAATCAAAGAAGGTGATATTCTTATAGGAAAGATTACTCCTAAAGGAGAAACTGATCCGACACCGGAAGAGAAATTATTGAGAGCCATCTTTGGAGACAAAGCGGGTGATGTGAAAGATGCTTCTTTGAAAGCTTCTCCATCATTAAGAGGTGTGGTTATCGATACTAAATTGTTCTCTAGACCTAAGAAGGACAAAGATCTTAGAGCAAAAACTAAGAGAGAAGTTGAGATTTTGAAAAACAATTACTCTCAAGAGTTGAAAGAATTGAGAGGTGTAATGATCTCTAAATTGGTTGAGCTTCTTGGAGGTAAAACTTGTCAGGGTGTTAAACATAAATTTGGTGATGAAATCATGTCGAAAGGTGTGAAGTTCAATGCTAAGAATATTGAAGAGAACCTTTTCCCTGAAAAGAATATTTATAGAGACGAGTCTAATTACAATGTTCAAGACGAAGTAAACCTTATTGGTGACTTGTTGTTGGATAATTGGACTGCCGATGAGAAAGTGAACAAAATGGTTTTTGAATTAGTCAAAAACTTTGGCAAGAAGAGACACGATATCGGTGGTATCTTCAAGCGTGAGAAATTCACTTTGGAAGTTGGGGATGAATTGCCAGCAGGCATCGTTCAGCTTGCTAAAGTTTACGTGGCTAAGAAGCGTAAATTGAAAGTAGGTGATAAGATGGCGGGTCGTCACGGTAACAAAGGAGTAGTAGCCAGAATCGTAAGAGAGGAAGATATGCCTTTCTTGGAAGATGGAACGCCTGTTGATATCTGTTTGAACCCATTGGGTGTACCATCAAGGATGAACATTGGTCAGATCTACGAAACCGTTCTAGGTTGGGCTGGATTGAAATTGGGTAGAAAATATGCTACACCAATTTTCGATGGAGCTAGCATGGATCAAGTAGCTTCAGAATTGAAAGAAGCTGGATTGCCTGAGTATGGTAGAACTTACCTTTACGATGGATTGTCTGGTAATAGATTCGATCAGCCAGTTACTGTAGGTGTGATTTACATGCTGAAACTAGGTCACTTGGTAGATGATAAAATGCATGCAAGATCAATCGGACCTTACTCGCTGATTACTCAGCAGCCATTGGGTGGTAAGGCACAGTTTGGTGGACAGCGTTTTGGTGAGATGGAAGTTTGGGCATTGGAGGCATTTGGTGCAGCCAACGTGCTTCAAGAAATCCTGACAATCAAATCGGATGATGTCATCGGTAGAGCAAAAGCATATGAAGCCATCGTAAAAGGCGAGAATATGAACAAACCAAATATTCCAGAGTCGTTCAACGTACTTGTTCACGAATTGAGAGGTTTGGCTCTTGAAATTACTTTAGACTAA
- the rplL gene encoding 50S ribosomal protein L7/L12 has translation MADLKAFADQLVGLTVKEVNELAEILKEEHGIEPAAAAAPVMVAGAAGGGEEAAEKDSFDVILKSPGGAKLAIVKLVKELTGLGLKEAKELVDGAPKALKEGVAKDEAEGLKKQLEEAGAEVELK, from the coding sequence ATGGCAGATTTAAAAGCATTCGCTGATCAGTTGGTAGGACTAACTGTAAAGGAAGTAAATGAATTAGCTGAAATTTTGAAAGAAGAGCATGGCATCGAGCCTGCTGCTGCTGCTGCTCCAGTAATGGTTGCTGGTGCTGCTGGTGGTGGAGAAGAAGCTGCTGAAAAAGATTCTTTCGACGTTATCTTGAAATCTCCAGGAGGAGCTAAATTGGCTATCGTGAAGTTGGTTAAGGAATTGACTGGACTAGGATTGAAAGAAGCTAAAGAACTAGTTGATGGTGCACCTAAAGCATTAAAAGAAGGTGTTGCTAAGGACGAAGCTGAAGGACTTAAGAAGCAGCTTGAAGAAGCTGGAGCTGAAGTAGAGCTTAAGTAA
- the rplJ gene encoding 50S ribosomal protein L10, giving the protein MTKAEKAVVIKELSEKFKETSNFYFTDASGLTVAEVNDFRQKCFDNGVEYKVVKNTLIRKALETVDADFSSLNDEVLTGFSGVMFTGAENANVPAKIIKEFKKADSADRPKLKGASIDYDLFIGEEHLNTLATLKSKSELIGEIIGLLQSPAKNVVSALQSGGQTLSGLVKTLSER; this is encoded by the coding sequence ATGACTAAAGCAGAAAAAGCAGTCGTTATTAAAGAACTTTCTGAGAAATTCAAGGAAACTAGTAATTTCTATTTTACTGACGCTTCAGGTTTAACTGTAGCAGAAGTAAATGATTTCAGACAGAAATGTTTTGATAACGGTGTAGAGTACAAAGTGGTGAAAAATACACTTATCAGAAAAGCTTTGGAAACTGTTGATGCGGACTTTTCTTCATTGAATGATGAAGTATTAACAGGATTTTCAGGGGTAATGTTTACAGGAGCAGAAAATGCGAATGTCCCTGCTAAGATCATCAAAGAATTTAAAAAAGCTGACAGTGCAGATAGACCAAAATTAAAGGGAGCTTCCATCGATTACGATCTCTTTATTGGTGAGGAACATTTGAATACGCTTGCTACACTTAAGTCGAAAAGCGAACTTATTGGCGAGATTATTGGATTGTTGCAATCTCCTGCGAAGAACGTTGTATCTGCTCTACAGAGTGGAGGACAAACTCTTTCAGGATTGGTCAAAACGTTGTCAGAACGTTAA
- the rplA gene encoding 50S ribosomal protein L1 yields MAKLTKSQKLAAERYDKTKAYSIDEASQIVKDITTTKFDASVDVDIRLGVDPRKADQMVRGVATLPHGTGKEVRVLVLCTPDKEQEAKDAGADHVGLDDYIAKIEKGWTDIDVIVTMPTVMAKVGRIGRVLGPRGLMPNPKSGTVTLDVAKAVQEVKSGKIDFKVDKFGIIHASVGKASFTAEQIKDNAMELINVVNKLKPASAKGTYMKNISLSSTMSSGVTIDKATAGI; encoded by the coding sequence ATGGCGAAATTAACGAAAAGTCAAAAACTAGCTGCTGAGAGGTATGACAAGACGAAAGCTTATAGCATCGACGAAGCATCGCAGATAGTAAAGGACATCACTACAACTAAATTCGACGCCTCAGTAGACGTTGATATTAGGCTAGGAGTTGATCCAAGAAAGGCAGACCAGATGGTAAGAGGAGTGGCGACACTTCCACATGGAACTGGTAAAGAAGTAAGAGTTCTTGTACTATGTACTCCAGATAAAGAGCAAGAAGCTAAAGATGCTGGAGCTGATCACGTAGGATTGGACGACTATATCGCGAAAATCGAGAAAGGTTGGACTGATATCGACGTAATCGTAACAATGCCAACAGTAATGGCTAAAGTAGGTAGAATAGGTAGAGTATTAGGTCCAAGAGGATTGATGCCAAACCCTAAGTCTGGTACGGTGACATTAGATGTAGCAAAAGCGGTACAAGAAGTGAAATCTGGTAAGATTGATTTTAAAGTTGACAAATTTGGTATTATTCACGCAAGCGTAGGAAAAGCTTCTTTCACTGCTGAGCAAATCAAAGACAACGCAATGGAGTTGATCAATGTAGTAAACAAATTGAAACCTGCTAGTGCAAAAGGTACTTACATGAAAAACATTAGTCTTTCAAGTACAATGAGCTCAGGTGTTACAATTGATAAAGCTACAGCTGGAATTTAA
- the rplK gene encoding 50S ribosomal protein L11, giving the protein MAKEISGYLKLQIKGGAANPSPPVGPALGSKGLNIMDFCKQFNARTQEKAGQVLPVLVTIYTDKSFDFVIKTPPAPVLLLNAAKLKKASSEPNRDKVGSVTWDQVKEIAETKMPDLNAFTIESAMKQVAGTARSMGIRVSGKAPWA; this is encoded by the coding sequence ATGGCTAAGGAAATTAGTGGTTACTTAAAATTACAGATAAAGGGTGGCGCAGCCAATCCTTCTCCTCCTGTAGGACCTGCACTAGGTAGTAAAGGTCTTAACATTATGGACTTCTGTAAGCAATTTAATGCCAGAACCCAGGAAAAAGCGGGACAGGTATTACCTGTGCTTGTTACAATATATACCGATAAGTCGTTTGATTTTGTTATTAAAACTCCTCCTGCGCCAGTGTTGTTGCTCAATGCAGCAAAACTGAAAAAGGCTTCTTCGGAGCCTAATCGCGACAAGGTGGGTAGCGTAACTTGGGATCAAGTGAAAGAAATTGCTGAAACTAAAATGCCTGATTTGAATGCATTTACGATAGAGTCAGCAATGAAGCAGGTAGCTGGTACAGCTCGAAGCATGGGTATTAGAGTAAGTGGTAAAGCCCCTTGGGCCTAA